GCTAATGCATCAACACTTACTGTACTTTCTTCAACAAGTTTTAACATCTCATTGAGTACGTCAATTATGTTTCCCACAATAGGTACATCCACACGTACTCGTTTTGAAATACTTGAAGGATCAATATCAATATGAATAATACGACGACCTTCAACGTAAAAATGCTGGGGATTACCAATAACACGGTCATCAAAGCGGGCCCCTACTGCTAGCAATACATCACAGTGCTGCATAGCAAGGTTAGCTTCATAAGTACCATGCATACCGAGCATCCCTACAAACTGCGGATCAGTCGCTGGAAATGCGCCTAGTCCCATCAATGTGTTGGTACAAGGATAACCTAAATCTTTTACAAGCTTTGTGACCAAATGAGATGCGTCACCAAGAATAGCTCCACCGCCAACATAAATCATGGGGCGCTTGGCTTCCATCAGCATTTGAACGGCTTTTTTAATTTGACCAGTATGACCCTTGTTAACAGGGTTATAAGAACGCATAGAAACTGACTTTGGATAGTCAAATTCAGTGATGTGCTGAGACACATCTTTAGGAATATCAACAAGCACCGGACCAGGACGTCCTGAAGTAGCCACATAAAAGGCTTTTTTCATAGTCGAGGCTAACTCATCCACATGCTTAACTAAAAAGTTATGCTTTACACAAGGGCGAGTAATACCAACAGTATCCACTTCTTGGAAAGCATCCAACCCAATTGCAGGGGTTGGCACTTGACCAGAGATAATAACCATTGGAATAGAATCCATATATGCAGTGGCAATCCCTGTTACAGCATTGGTTACCCCAGGACCGCTAGTTACTAACGCCACTCCTGGTCGACCCGTGGCTCTTGCATAGGCATCAGCCGCATGCAAAGCCGCTTGCTCATGACGCACCAGAATATGTCTGACCTTATCTTGATTAAAAAGGGCGTCATAAATATGGAGCACCGCTCCGCCTGGATACCCAAAGACGTAGGGAACGTTCTCTTCAACTAAACATTGAATTGCTATTTCTGCACCGGTTAATCGCATGAGCCAATCACTTTCTATCTAAGTTAAAGTTAAATTTATGTCTAGTACGAATACTTAAAGGCAACACGTACTGAAAACCTATCAGCGTATCCTTTTCAGCGCCTGCGGTCAAGAGCTGACCTCAATTACACCCTAATGCTTAAGCGCATACTAAGCGAAAACGTTATTTAATTTCTGTTTTTCAATACTCTTTTCTTATAAAGCCAAAAAATCACTTAAAATTAGTTAGCAAACACCCAATAGGCCATTGCTTCACACTCTATCTGTTACACTACGCAATTTTAAGGAAGTAATTACTCTGGCTACAGCACAAGAATTGTCGACATTTTTAACGGAAGTTCAACAACGGGCTTTCAAACACGCTCTATTTGCCGTTAAAGATGAGGCATCAGCATTAGATTTAGTGCAAGAGTCCATGTTTAAATTGGCTGAAAAATATAGCCATCTTCCTGCAGCAGAATTACCCCCTGTATTTCAACGTATTTTACAAAACACCATTCGTGACTATTACCGTCGTCAAAAAATACGCAATTGGTGGACGCCCTTATTTAGCAGCTTCCAAAACCAAGATGAAGAAACAACAGACCAAGAGTGGATTGAACAACTTCACCAGCAACCAGAGCAAGCAACACGACCAGACAACTCATTAGAACAAAAGCAAGTTATTGAAATCATTGAAAAAGCTGTAGAAAAGCTACCTTTACGTCAACGCGAAGCTTTTTTGCTGCGTTATTGGGAAGGACTCGATGTGAGAGAGACGGCAGAGGCCATGGGTTGCTCTGAGGGTAGCGTTAAAACCCATAGCTCTCGCGCCCTAGCAAGCTTAACTGCTCTACTCCGTCAAAAAGGAATAACACCATGAATGATGAGCAAATAATTCAATTTGTGCGCAACTCGCTAAATCATAGTAGCCAGCAAATTTCTGATAAAACACGTGAAAAACTCGATAAAATCCGAGAAAATGCGCTTAAAATAAGCTTAAAGAACAACAAAAAACCAGCTTACACTGGTTACAGTATCGCCTTGAGTAGCGATACACTGCGCCAACAATTTGTTGCCATTGTCAGTTCTTTATTACTTATCTCAGCCATAGCAACTTATAGTGCTTGGATACATGAAAAAAACGAGGATGATCAAGGTTTTTTAGATGCCAAATTATTAGCCAGTGATTTACCAATTCAAGCTTTCACCACCTCAGAGCTTAGTCAATGGTTAGAAAAATAATCCTCATCGTGATGACCAGTGGGCTCATTTTATTCACGTCATTCATTCCGGCCCATGAACCTAATATGCATTGGGATAGTTTGAGTCCTGAACAACAACGTATTTTAGAGCCTGCTCACACTAACTGGGAACATCTTTCCTTACAAAGACGGCAACGTTTAATTAATGCTGCAAAACATTACAATAAACTCAATGCCCAACAACAAAAACGTTTCCAAAAAAATATTATTGTTTGGTCTAAACTGCCCACGGACGCGCAAGAAAGAGCACGTAAAAACTATAAAAAATGGCATCATTTACCTAAAGCTAAAAAAGAAGCCATCAAATCTCAGTGGTCTGAAAAACACACTACCCCAGAACCAAACACGATCAACCCCTAATTCATGCCGGCTAACATTTCTACTCGTCTGATCTGCCTTGTCTACGAAACACTTATCGTACTTGGACTTGGCGTACTCTCTGGGCTCCCTTTCGTCTACCTAACTGATTACCCACATCATCCAGAGCTGCGCTCATGGTATCGTGGGTATCTTTTTATTATCTACGCCATCTACTTCGCTTACCAATGGCATCACACAGGACAAACTGTGGCCATGAAAACCTGGCGTCTAAAAATAATCGATAGACAAACACACACTCCCCCAACTTATTTACAAGCATTGAGACGCTATGTTCTAGCCACCTGTTTATTGTTTTCGGGGATAAGTTTGATATGGCTTGTTATTGACAGGCAACATCGCTGGCTACACGACATATTAAGTGGTACTGAAACCGTCCGCATACAACCTACAAACGTTGCTCCTGCCAACGATTAATAGCAAAGGCCAATAATAAAAACATTAAGCTTGGGGTAATAGTACTAAATAATGGCCACCAGTCATTTAATTGCCCTAGGTATGCAAAAAAACGACTCAGTAAATAAAAACTTAAACCAAGCGCTATACCAATTAACATACGCGTTCCCACGGCTCCTGAGCGAGGTCTTGATAAAGAAAATGGCACCGCTAACATCATCATGACCAATATAGAAAACGGATAAATTAACTTACTATATTGAGCAATTTCAAAACGACTGGTTTGCTGATTATTTTCTTTTAAATGTTTAATGTAACCAAACAAATTCCATATGGACATTTGCTCAGGCTCCACCAGTAAAGTAGATAGCACCGAAGGAGTCAGCACCGAGTTCCATTCCTCACTGGCATCTTGGCTCACACTGACTCCATCTTGATTAAAAAAAGTATGTTCAACTTTGATTAAACGCCATTTATGCTCACTAATAAACGTCGCCTTATGAGCACGAGAAATTTCCTTTAAGCGGCGGTTATCATCAAAACGATAAATACGAATATCATGCAGCGAGTTATCCGGCAACATTTCACGTACATTGATAAAACTACCACTGTCTTTAACCCAAATACCCGAACGAAATTGAGTGGCCACAAAATTATTTAATGCTTTCAAACGCCACTGTTGAGCTGCTTCTTCGGTAGCTGGAACGATAAACTCCCCCAATACAAAAGCAAAGAGAACAAAGTACAGCCCTATTTTAATCATCGACTGATTGAGCTGTGCTTTAGACATACCTGAAGCTCGCATCACAGTAATTTCAGAGTGTTGCGCTAAATTATTTAAACCATACAAGGTGCCAATTAAAGCAGCGATAGGAAATAATTCATAGCCATGCCCTGGCATGGCGAGTAATACATACACAACAATTTGAGTAATCTGATAACTGCCTTTACCCAAATCATTCAATTCATGAATAAAATCGAAAAAAGAAAACAACGACACCAATGCAGCAAACACCAGTGCCGTCCCAAATATGACCTCTCGGGCAAGATAACGATGTAATAACCTCACCCGAGAATCACTCCTTATGCGCTTTCTTTAAGTTGTTGCAAAATAGCAGGGTTTTCGAGAGTTGATACGTCCTGAGTAATTTCCTCGCCTTTGGCAATCACTCTCAACAAACGACGCATGATTTTACCAGAACGGGTTTTAGGTAGGTTGTCACCAAAGCGAATTTCTTTTGGTTTCGCAATGGGGCCAATCTCTTTACCCACCCAATTTCTTAACTCATTAGCGATTGCTTTTGCCTGTTCACCAGTTGGACGAGGTTGTTTTAGTACCACGTAAGCGACAATCGCCTCCCCAGTTAAGTCATCAGGGCGTCCCACTACAGCGGCTTCTGCCACCAAGGTATTGGCAACCAAGGCTGACTCAATCTCCATGGTCCCCATACGGTGTCCCGACACATTCAACACGTCATCAATACGACCTGTGATAGTAAAGTTACCCGTATCCTTATCACGTATCGCCCCATCACCTGCTAAATAGTATCCCTTTAATTCATCAGGATAGTAACTCTTACGAAAACGTTCAGGGTCGCCCCAAATGGTTCGAATCATCGAAGGCCAAGGTCTTTTTATAACCAAAATACCACCTTGTCCATTTGCCATATCTTGACCTGTTTC
The window above is part of the Ferrovum sp. PN-J185 genome. Proteins encoded here:
- a CDS encoding DUF3619 family protein, with translation MNDEQIIQFVRNSLNHSSQQISDKTREKLDKIRENALKISLKNNKKPAYTGYSIALSSDTLRQQFVAIVSSLLLISAIATYSAWIHEKNEDDQGFLDAKLLASDLPIQAFTTSELSQWLEK
- a CDS encoding DUF3106 domain-containing protein, with translation MVRKIILIVMTSGLILFTSFIPAHEPNMHWDSLSPEQQRILEPAHTNWEHLSLQRRQRLINAAKHYNKLNAQQQKRFQKNIIVWSKLPTDAQERARKNYKKWHHLPKAKKEAIKSQWSEKHTTPEPNTINP
- the lptG gene encoding LPS export ABC transporter permease LptG; translation: MRLLHRYLAREVIFGTALVFAALVSLFSFFDFIHELNDLGKGSYQITQIVVYVLLAMPGHGYELFPIAALIGTLYGLNNLAQHSEITVMRASGMSKAQLNQSMIKIGLYFVLFAFVLGEFIVPATEEAAQQWRLKALNNFVATQFRSGIWVKDSGSFINVREMLPDNSLHDIRIYRFDDNRRLKEISRAHKATFISEHKWRLIKVEHTFFNQDGVSVSQDASEEWNSVLTPSVLSTLLVEPEQMSIWNLFGYIKHLKENNQQTSRFEIAQYSKLIYPFSILVMMMLAVPFSLSRPRSGAVGTRMLIGIALGLSFYLLSRFFAYLGQLNDWWPLFSTITPSLMFLLLAFAINRWQEQRL
- a CDS encoding acetolactate synthase 3 catalytic subunit, whose product is MRLTGAEIAIQCLVEENVPYVFGYPGGAVLHIYDALFNQDKVRHILVRHEQAALHAADAYARATGRPGVALVTSGPGVTNAVTGIATAYMDSIPMVIISGQVPTPAIGLDAFQEVDTVGITRPCVKHNFLVKHVDELASTMKKAFYVATSGRPGPVLVDIPKDVSQHITEFDYPKSVSMRSYNPVNKGHTGQIKKAVQMLMEAKRPMIYVGGGAILGDASHLVTKLVKDLGYPCTNTLMGLGAFPATDPQFVGMLGMHGTYEANLAMQHCDVLLAVGARFDDRVIGNPQHFYVEGRRIIHIDIDPSSISKRVRVDVPIVGNIIDVLNEMLKLVEESTVSVDALALKQWWQQINTWRERQCLKYTNSTEIIKPQYVIEKLYEATQGDAIVTSDVGQHQMWAAQYYKFDKPRRWLNSGGLGTMGFGLPAAMGAQLAFPDMPVACVTGEASIQMCIQELSTCKQYHLPVKIVNLNNRYLGMVRQWQEILHGNRYSESYMDALPDFVKLAESYGHVGMRIENPADVEGALKEAFSLKDRVVFLDFLTDQTENVFPMVKAGAGLTEMLLGAEDL
- a CDS encoding RNA polymerase sigma factor; translation: MATAQELSTFLTEVQQRAFKHALFAVKDEASALDLVQESMFKLAEKYSHLPAAELPPVFQRILQNTIRDYYRRQKIRNWWTPLFSSFQNQDEETTDQEWIEQLHQQPEQATRPDNSLEQKQVIEIIEKAVEKLPLRQREAFLLRYWEGLDVRETAEAMGCSEGSVKTHSSRALASLTALLRQKGITP
- a CDS encoding RDD family protein, whose protein sequence is MPANISTRLICLVYETLIVLGLGVLSGLPFVYLTDYPHHPELRSWYRGYLFIIYAIYFAYQWHHTGQTVAMKTWRLKIIDRQTHTPPTYLQALRRYVLATCLLFSGISLIWLVIDRQHRWLHDILSGTETVRIQPTNVAPAND